Proteins from a single region of Alloscardovia omnicolens:
- a CDS encoding ATP-binding cassette domain-containing protein → MTAIDHTPLLELSHITLSFDYIETLYDVNLTMKSHEVVAVVGDNGAGKSTLLKTIAGLYSPDSGSIRIRGEEVSLSNVRVANDLGIASIFQDINMCMNLDVAANIFLGQELSTQLGQRDEEKMHIQARHILSQLSSPLSASRSLEGLSTGEKQTVAIARAMLNDPEIVLMDEPTASLSVIQTAQVLSYIKDLRARGKAILLVCHNLPDVFAVADRIAVMRHGKLVAIHNTTETSYEQIIAEISGARTVNEEFINTDAIAEPHKLIDRYN, encoded by the coding sequence ATGACTGCAATTGACCACACACCATTGCTTGAGTTGAGTCATATCACTCTCAGTTTCGATTACATAGAAACTCTCTACGACGTTAATCTTACGATGAAATCCCACGAAGTTGTGGCCGTTGTAGGAGATAACGGCGCAGGTAAATCAACACTGCTCAAAACTATTGCAGGTTTGTATTCTCCAGATTCGGGCAGCATTCGTATTCGTGGCGAAGAAGTATCGTTATCCAACGTTAGAGTAGCTAATGACTTAGGTATTGCATCTATTTTTCAAGATATCAATATGTGTATGAATCTTGATGTGGCAGCAAATATTTTCCTAGGACAAGAACTTTCCACACAACTAGGTCAGCGCGATGAAGAAAAAATGCATATTCAAGCTCGGCATATTCTCTCGCAATTATCTTCACCGCTGAGCGCTTCACGGTCATTAGAAGGATTATCTACAGGAGAAAAACAAACTGTAGCCATTGCTCGCGCTATGCTTAATGACCCTGAAATTGTGCTTATGGATGAGCCAACAGCATCTCTGTCTGTTATTCAAACGGCTCAAGTTTTATCGTATATTAAAGATTTACGTGCTCGAGGTAAGGCAATTCTGCTTGTCTGCCACAATTTACCTGATGTTTTTGCTGTGGCTGATCGTATTGCAGTAATGCGTCACGGTAAGCTCGTCGCTATTCACAATACAACAGAAACATCATATGAGCAGATTATTGCAGAAATTTCTGGAGCACGCACTGTCAATGAGGAATTTATAAATACCGATGCAATAGCAGAACCTCATAAACTTATTGACCGATACAATTAA
- a CDS encoding sugar-binding protein, which produces MKSGKKLVALFAAAAMMVGLGACSSSRGGSDGASGKVEKGATIGISMPTKSEERWNKDGNNLKAKLEKAGYKVILSFADDKPAQQNADIENMVNNDAKIVVVASKDGTAVGPAVEKAHDAGAKVIAYDRLIMNTKAVDYYATFQLEQVGVLEAQYIIKQLKLEEGATGPFNIELFTGSPDDNNAKYFFKGAWDLLKPYFEKGVLVSPSNHGGGINAQSTVDDTWQKISVQSWKTAQAQTDMESILDSTYAHGEKLDAVLSPYDGITQGVINAIETKRPDMKPGTDTWPVMTGQDAMEIAVANIAKGLQGQTVFKDVNKLADAVYDMVVEIAEGKDVSGLNGSFNNGVIDVKSKLLDPVSITKDNLDELVKAGYISQDRFDKLTK; this is translated from the coding sequence ATGAAATCAGGTAAGAAACTGGTAGCTCTCTTTGCTGCAGCAGCAATGATGGTTGGTTTGGGTGCTTGCTCAAGCTCACGTGGGGGCTCCGATGGTGCATCTGGAAAAGTTGAAAAGGGTGCAACAATTGGTATTTCTATGCCAACAAAGTCTGAGGAACGTTGGAATAAGGATGGAAATAACCTCAAGGCAAAGCTCGAAAAGGCAGGTTATAAGGTTATCCTTTCGTTCGCAGATGATAAGCCAGCTCAGCAGAACGCTGATATTGAAAACATGGTGAATAACGATGCAAAGATCGTGGTAGTAGCATCTAAGGATGGTACTGCTGTGGGTCCTGCAGTGGAAAAGGCACATGATGCAGGCGCTAAGGTTATTGCATACGATCGTTTGATTATGAATACTAAGGCTGTAGACTACTACGCAACCTTCCAGCTTGAGCAGGTTGGTGTGCTAGAAGCTCAGTACATTATTAAGCAGCTTAAGCTCGAAGAAGGAGCAACCGGTCCATTCAATATTGAACTCTTTACCGGTTCTCCGGATGATAACAATGCAAAGTACTTCTTCAAGGGTGCTTGGGATCTTCTGAAGCCATACTTTGAAAAGGGTGTGCTTGTATCTCCTTCTAATCACGGTGGTGGTATTAATGCTCAGAGCACTGTAGATGACACATGGCAGAAGATTTCTGTTCAGTCATGGAAGACTGCTCAAGCACAAACCGATATGGAATCTATTCTTGATTCCACCTATGCTCACGGTGAGAAGCTGGATGCAGTATTGTCTCCATACGATGGCATTACCCAGGGTGTTATCAACGCTATTGAAACCAAGCGTCCAGATATGAAGCCAGGCACAGATACATGGCCTGTTATGACTGGTCAGGATGCTATGGAAATTGCAGTAGCAAATATTGCTAAGGGCTTGCAGGGCCAAACAGTATTCAAGGATGTTAACAAGCTTGCTGATGCAGTCTACGACATGGTTGTGGAAATTGCAGAGGGCAAGGATGTATCTGGATTGAACGGTTCCTTCAATAACGGCGTCATTGATGTTAAGTCTAAGCTGCTTGACCCAGTATCCATTACAAAGGACAACCTGGATGAGCTGGTAAAGGCTGGATATATCAGCCAAGATCGTTTTGACAAGCTGACAAAGTAA
- a CDS encoding glycoside hydrolase family 3 N-terminal domain-containing protein: MLGVNMDDVIALLKSLESQLIIIGVALCAAIVLTIAVNKLWLKSQGWRKLIHSWSWIAAVVAILVAVSMMLFGPLNTTLNLMSGSGTLSSASKAEAEKLATEIQNEGITLLENNDSSLPLKANSAVNVFGWASSNPIYGGTGSGSMNDKYATTSLIQGLQEAGFKTNEKLTQKYTEYRADRPIVGMVSQDWTLPEPTADSYTDADISQAKQFSDKAIVVIGRSGGEGADLPSDMTKLDVHDAGYKSKVQAFGGEEAHEYVNNGKYADFESGQGYLSLSKTEQDLVKLVTENFDDVTVVYNGANAMNLSWVNDYSQIKSVLWCPPAGQTGFASLGSILSGKVNPSGKTSDTFLKDFSKAPWYNNIGHWDYTNMSKYATDAGFFGKFTPAFVNYVEGIYVGYKFFETAAAEGVINYDEAVQYPFGYGLSYTTFDQKMGDVTYADGQVSFDVTVTNTGSVAGKTAVEVFYNPPYTDGGIEKAAANLVQFAKTQIIEPGQSETVKVSFKDSDMASYDMSGDGAYVLEAGNYEVSVNADSHTKLDTKTVNVASTIKYDGSNTHNGDKTVAKNQFADADGDGSVTYLSRAGKFANLAEATAAPTNLELPESYQKVFVNSSNVKEWLEKAKKEEGNVEMPKTGQKNGVQLYQLYGKEYDDKMWDKLLDELTYEDMAQLIAFAGYNNAAIPSIGKVRQSDVDGPAALNNNFTKQGSIGLPSSTTVASTWNKELATEFGKAIAQMGKDLKVTGWYAPAMNIHRSPYAGRNFEYFSEDPVLSGYMASLETKSVQDAGLYVFMKHFALNDQEDHRLSMLHTWSTEQAIREIYLKPFEMTVKDGKATAVMSAFNFVGNKWAGANDSLLNKVLRDEWGFRGFVLTDYFGGYGYMEGTQSIYNGGNAMLATVPTTNEITDKSANTVAHMREAAHGILYTAVNTYVYEKGAPKTEIALWQWIYYAVVAVVSLLLLWAAWVSIRRFMKRLSAEKAQKAAAQEASGSEEAEVVAE; the protein is encoded by the coding sequence ATGCTTGGCGTAAATATGGATGATGTCATTGCGTTACTCAAGTCTTTGGAGTCGCAGCTGATCATCATTGGTGTTGCCTTGTGTGCTGCTATTGTTCTGACAATTGCAGTGAATAAATTGTGGCTCAAGTCCCAGGGTTGGCGCAAGCTCATCCACTCATGGAGCTGGATTGCAGCTGTTGTAGCCATTCTGGTAGCAGTATCAATGATGCTGTTCGGACCACTGAATACGACCTTGAACCTCATGTCTGGTTCTGGTACGTTGAGCAGTGCAAGTAAGGCTGAGGCTGAAAAGCTTGCAACTGAAATCCAAAATGAGGGTATTACTCTTCTCGAAAATAATGATTCTAGCTTGCCATTAAAGGCAAATTCTGCTGTTAATGTTTTCGGTTGGGCTTCTTCTAATCCAATTTATGGTGGTACTGGTTCTGGTTCTATGAACGATAAGTACGCAACCACGTCCTTAATCCAAGGTCTTCAGGAAGCTGGATTTAAGACCAACGAAAAGCTGACCCAGAAGTACACAGAATATCGTGCAGATCGCCCTATTGTGGGTATGGTCAGCCAGGATTGGACTCTTCCAGAGCCTACAGCTGATTCTTATACCGATGCTGACATCTCCCAGGCAAAGCAGTTCTCCGATAAAGCTATTGTGGTTATCGGTCGCTCCGGTGGTGAAGGTGCTGATTTGCCATCTGATATGACAAAGTTGGATGTTCATGATGCTGGTTACAAGTCCAAGGTTCAGGCTTTTGGCGGCGAAGAAGCTCATGAATACGTTAATAACGGTAAGTATGCAGACTTTGAGTCCGGTCAGGGTTATTTAAGCCTTTCTAAGACTGAGCAGGACCTCGTCAAGCTCGTTACTGAAAACTTTGATGATGTGACTGTTGTTTATAACGGTGCTAATGCAATGAACTTGAGCTGGGTCAATGATTATTCTCAGATTAAGTCCGTTTTGTGGTGCCCACCAGCAGGTCAGACAGGTTTTGCATCCTTGGGTTCTATTTTGTCCGGTAAGGTCAACCCATCCGGTAAGACTTCTGACACTTTCTTGAAGGACTTCTCTAAGGCTCCTTGGTACAACAATATTGGTCACTGGGATTACACCAATATGAGCAAGTATGCTACTGATGCAGGCTTCTTCGGTAAGTTTACTCCTGCGTTCGTGAACTATGTAGAAGGCATTTATGTGGGCTACAAGTTCTTCGAAACTGCAGCTGCTGAAGGTGTTATTAACTATGACGAAGCAGTACAGTATCCATTCGGTTATGGCTTGTCTTACACCACTTTCGATCAGAAGATGGGCGATGTTACCTACGCTGATGGTCAGGTGAGCTTCGACGTAACCGTTACTAATACCGGTAGTGTTGCTGGAAAGACTGCAGTTGAAGTCTTCTACAATCCTCCATACACCGATGGCGGTATTGAAAAGGCAGCAGCTAACCTCGTACAGTTTGCAAAGACACAGATTATTGAGCCTGGTCAGTCTGAGACCGTAAAGGTTTCCTTCAAGGACTCCGATATGGCTTCTTATGATATGTCTGGCGACGGTGCTTATGTTCTCGAAGCTGGCAACTATGAGGTTTCTGTGAATGCAGATTCCCACACCAAGCTCGACACTAAGACTGTGAATGTAGCTTCCACCATTAAGTATGATGGTTCAAACACTCATAACGGTGATAAGACTGTTGCTAAGAATCAGTTCGCTGATGCAGATGGTGACGGCAGCGTAACCTACTTGTCTCGTGCAGGTAAGTTCGCTAACTTGGCAGAAGCTACCGCAGCTCCAACTAATCTTGAACTTCCTGAAAGCTATCAGAAGGTCTTCGTCAACTCTTCTAACGTGAAGGAATGGCTCGAAAAGGCTAAGAAAGAAGAAGGCAACGTTGAAATGCCTAAGACTGGTCAGAAGAACGGTGTTCAGCTCTACCAGCTTTATGGCAAGGAGTATGACGATAAGATGTGGGATAAGCTTCTTGATGAGCTTACCTACGAAGATATGGCACAGTTGATTGCTTTTGCTGGTTACAACAATGCTGCAATCCCATCTATTGGCAAGGTTCGCCAGTCTGATGTGGACGGTCCTGCTGCATTGAACAACAACTTCACCAAGCAGGGTTCTATCGGTTTGCCTTCCAGCACCACTGTGGCTTCTACCTGGAATAAGGAATTGGCTACTGAATTCGGTAAGGCAATTGCTCAGATGGGTAAGGATTTGAAGGTTACTGGTTGGTATGCTCCAGCTATGAATATTCACCGCAGCCCATATGCAGGCCGTAACTTCGAGTACTTCTCTGAAGATCCAGTTCTTTCTGGTTACATGGCATCTCTGGAAACTAAGTCCGTTCAGGATGCTGGTCTCTATGTATTCATGAAGCACTTTGCTTTGAATGATCAGGAAGATCACCGCTTGTCCATGTTGCACACATGGAGCACTGAGCAGGCTATTCGTGAAATCTACCTCAAGCCATTCGAAATGACCGTAAAGGACGGCAAGGCAACTGCTGTTATGTCTGCTTTCAACTTTGTTGGTAATAAGTGGGCTGGCGCAAATGATTCCTTGCTCAACAAGGTTTTGCGTGATGAGTGGGGCTTCCGTGGCTTCGTACTGACTGATTACTTCGGTGGCTATGGCTACATGGAAGGTACTCAATCCATCTACAACGGTGGTAACGCAATGCTTGCTACCGTTCCAACCACAAACGAAATTACTGACAAGTCTGCAAACACTGTGGCTCATATGCGTGAAGCTGCTCA
- the mmsA gene encoding multiple monosaccharide ABC transporter ATP-binding protein, with product MAEAEVILRMRDITKTFGSVKALTNVNLSVDRGEIHAICGENGAGKSTLMNVLSGVYPYGTYSGDIEFEGKVCKYKNIKDSESDGIVIIHQELALIPFLSIAENIFMGNEAQSHGVVDWEKTRAKAQQLLDRVGLPENPDTKIMDIGVGKQQLVEIAKALTKDVKLLILDEPTAALNDEDSAHLLGLIRDLRDNHGVTSIIISHKLNEIADIADNITIIRDGSTVGTMFIDEEQPLDQDELIRKMVGRPLTNLYPVHEAKLGDEVMRVENWTVHSPLDSNRVIVDNANFHVRAGEIVGFAGLMGAGRTEMAMSLFGRSYGSDISGDLYIHGKKQNIKNVQQAINAGMAYATEDRKSYGLNLLQNIRENSSLASLTKMSKNGVMNDSTERKAVEEYRKNFNIKCHNIDVNVGTLSGGNQQKVVLAKWVISDPDILILDEPTRGIDVGAKYEIYEIIDRMADAGKAVIVISSELPELIGICDRIYTVNQGVITADVSKEGFTQEYLMRCMTKEKEEI from the coding sequence ATGGCTGAAGCAGAGGTTATTCTGCGAATGCGCGATATCACCAAGACCTTCGGTTCAGTGAAGGCTCTTACCAATGTGAATTTAAGCGTTGATCGCGGTGAAATTCACGCTATTTGTGGTGAAAATGGTGCAGGTAAGTCCACACTGATGAATGTGTTATCAGGTGTGTATCCTTACGGTACATACAGCGGTGATATTGAATTTGAAGGTAAGGTGTGCAAATACAAGAATATTAAGGATTCGGAATCTGACGGTATCGTTATTATTCACCAGGAACTTGCGTTAATTCCATTCTTGTCTATTGCTGAAAATATTTTTATGGGCAATGAAGCTCAATCTCATGGTGTAGTAGATTGGGAAAAGACTCGTGCGAAGGCACAGCAGCTGCTTGACCGCGTTGGTTTGCCTGAAAATCCAGATACCAAGATTATGGATATTGGTGTGGGTAAGCAGCAGTTGGTTGAAATTGCTAAAGCCCTCACAAAAGATGTAAAACTTCTGATTCTTGATGAGCCAACAGCAGCGTTGAATGATGAAGATTCCGCTCATTTGTTGGGACTTATTCGTGATTTGCGTGATAATCACGGTGTAACCAGTATTATTATTTCGCACAAGCTCAACGAAATTGCTGATATTGCAGATAATATTACGATTATTCGAGATGGCTCGACTGTGGGCACCATGTTTATTGATGAAGAGCAGCCATTGGATCAAGATGAGCTGATTCGCAAAATGGTGGGTCGTCCTTTAACAAATCTCTATCCTGTTCATGAAGCCAAACTTGGCGATGAGGTTATGCGCGTAGAAAATTGGACTGTGCATTCACCTCTGGATAGCAACCGTGTGATCGTAGATAATGCTAACTTCCATGTGCGCGCTGGTGAAATCGTTGGTTTTGCTGGTCTGATGGGTGCAGGTCGTACAGAAATGGCTATGAGCCTGTTCGGTCGTTCCTATGGTTCCGATATTTCCGGTGACTTGTATATTCACGGTAAAAAGCAGAATATTAAGAACGTACAGCAAGCAATTAATGCTGGAATGGCATACGCTACAGAAGACCGTAAATCATACGGTTTGAATCTGCTCCAGAATATTCGCGAAAACTCTTCCTTAGCCTCTCTTACTAAGATGAGTAAGAATGGCGTTATGAATGACAGTACTGAACGCAAGGCAGTGGAAGAATATCGCAAGAACTTCAACATTAAGTGCCACAATATTGATGTGAATGTAGGAACTCTTTCTGGTGGTAATCAGCAGAAGGTAGTGCTTGCAAAATGGGTTATTTCTGATCCAGATATCCTCATTCTTGATGAACCAACCCGAGGTATCGATGTTGGTGCTAAATACGAAATTTACGAAATTATTGATCGTATGGCAGATGCAGGAAAGGCAGTGATTGTTATTTCCTCCGAACTTCCTGAACTTATCGGTATTTGCGATCGTATTTACACAGTTAATCAAGGTGTTATTACCGCTGACGTATCCAAAGAAGGATTTACTCAGGAATATCTCATGCGCTGCATGACAAAGGAAAAGGAAGAGATTTAA
- a CDS encoding DUF3566 domain-containing protein, giving the protein MSDETEVLDAQEAVTPAPQEEASQEATAPVAEARVASSEPTTHESTHVMRAEEQKKSVPRARRMKLSLTQIDPWSVTKVSFMLLIAVALIQIIAVVFLYYVLQAVGIFDSLTSIVSSAGLNSKGFDLASFISLSRVLSVFTIISVFEIVVGTVLAAIGAFLYNIVSSLVGGIHVTLGDD; this is encoded by the coding sequence ATGAGTGATGAAACCGAAGTATTAGATGCACAGGAAGCGGTAACTCCAGCTCCACAAGAGGAAGCGTCTCAAGAGGCAACTGCTCCAGTGGCTGAAGCGCGTGTAGCATCCAGCGAACCAACCACTCATGAGTCAACACATGTTATGAGAGCTGAGGAGCAGAAAAAATCTGTTCCTCGTGCTCGTCGTATGAAGCTGAGTTTAACACAGATTGATCCATGGTCGGTGACCAAGGTATCTTTCATGCTCTTGATTGCTGTTGCACTGATTCAGATTATTGCAGTAGTGTTCTTGTACTATGTGTTGCAGGCTGTGGGTATTTTTGATTCCCTGACTTCTATTGTGTCAAGCGCAGGTTTGAATTCTAAGGGATTCGATCTTGCAAGCTTTATTAGCTTGAGCCGTGTGCTATCTGTTTTCACTATTATCAGCGTATTTGAAATCGTAGTCGGAACAGTTCTTGCTGCAATTGGAGCATTCTTGTATAACATTGTTAGCTCCCTGGTTGGCGGTATTCACGTCACTTTGGGAGATGACTAA
- a CDS encoding ROK family transcriptional regulator: MASHISGSQTSLREANKALLRDAITKYGAMTQVELAENTGLSTATVSILVRHLVEEGLFTTTDTVRSGRRATLVSIARKMGIGVGIAIERHNLSICITDFSQTVLASHSMPLAFGHKPDSTLIKASRLIYETIQSIGASNDEIVAIMVAVASPIDWKHQQIGVRGILPDWDDTDVVAHFTQSFHCPVFIDNDANTAAIAEAKQGVGVDISNFLYVHAGDGVGASLFINNDIYRGSIGLAGEIGHVQVDPFGDICICGNRGCLDTVVSEQRLTSVLNFTHGSLTLDDLIQGALKGDAGCRRVISDAAVRIGTVVAQTCISMDPECIIMGGSLTKAGEVFLEPLQQSIQRLLFPDAVEPIHIIPSNNPENNIVLGAALASLELAHTRQLGDN, translated from the coding sequence ATGGCATCGCATATATCCGGATCTCAAACATCGTTACGAGAAGCAAATAAGGCGCTTCTTCGCGATGCAATTACTAAATATGGTGCTATGACTCAGGTTGAGTTAGCAGAAAATACCGGTTTATCCACAGCAACTGTGTCTATTTTGGTACGTCATCTTGTAGAAGAAGGTCTTTTTACAACTACAGATACTGTACGCAGTGGAAGACGAGCAACCTTAGTATCTATTGCACGTAAAATGGGTATCGGTGTGGGTATTGCTATTGAAAGGCATAATCTTTCTATTTGTATAACAGATTTTTCTCAAACTGTTTTAGCTTCGCATAGCATGCCTTTAGCTTTTGGACATAAACCCGATTCCACACTTATTAAAGCATCACGTCTTATTTATGAAACCATTCAATCTATTGGAGCATCGAATGATGAAATTGTAGCTATTATGGTAGCCGTTGCTTCACCGATTGATTGGAAGCATCAACAAATTGGAGTGCGCGGAATTTTGCCTGATTGGGATGATACTGATGTAGTAGCGCATTTTACTCAATCTTTCCACTGCCCTGTTTTTATTGATAATGATGCCAATACTGCCGCTATTGCAGAAGCAAAGCAGGGAGTTGGTGTAGATATTTCAAACTTCCTCTATGTTCATGCTGGCGATGGCGTGGGAGCTTCACTCTTTATTAATAACGATATTTACCGCGGATCTATCGGTCTAGCTGGTGAAATTGGTCATGTACAAGTTGACCCGTTTGGAGATATTTGTATCTGCGGAAACCGTGGCTGCTTAGATACAGTGGTCAGCGAGCAGCGGTTAACATCTGTTTTGAATTTCACTCATGGCTCGTTAACTCTTGATGATCTTATTCAGGGGGCACTTAAGGGCGATGCTGGATGCCGCCGCGTCATTTCTGATGCAGCAGTACGTATTGGAACAGTTGTTGCTCAAACCTGCATTTCTATGGATCCTGAATGCATTATTATGGGCGGAAGCTTAACGAAAGCTGGAGAAGTCTTCTTAGAACCTTTACAGCAATCTATTCAGCGACTTCTCTTTCCAGATGCTGTGGAACCTATTCACATTATTCCATCGAATAATCCTGAAAATAATATTGTATTAGGAGCTGCTTTAGCTAGTCTCGAGCTTGCCCACACACGCCAGCTCGGTGATAATTAG
- the mmsB gene encoding multiple monosaccharide ABC transporter permease, which yields MATSTGTVAQKAEKKASDNTLVSTIMGNLRQYGIVGALIVIVVAFQILTGGVLLKPNSFVSLLQQNAYVIILAIGMVMVIIATHIDLSVGSLVAFIGGVCALLMEHYNVNWVLAILISIILGLVIGVWNGFWVAYVRIPGFITTLAGMLIFRGLATVIVGESVPITSRDFRGIASNYVPNFLGFVGDMSTLTLVVGALVFALFVFLQFRSRAKIAASGLEPEPMSMTWIKIVVAALVIGFVTYLLSLSGSGENGGIPYMLIIVGVLVVVYNFILTRTVFGRHVYAVGGNRKAARLSGIDDRKVDFFLYIHMGFLSAVAAVCMLSRLASATAQAGMEFEMDAIAACFIGGTAVTGGIGTIPGAVVGAFVMGVINQGLSIMGVDTAIVKTIKGLVLLGAVAVDLMSKRKKG from the coding sequence ATGGCAACTTCTACAGGAACTGTCGCTCAAAAGGCAGAAAAGAAGGCAAGTGATAATACACTTGTGTCCACTATTATGGGCAATTTGCGTCAATACGGTATTGTAGGCGCTCTCATTGTTATTGTTGTAGCATTCCAGATTCTTACTGGTGGCGTTTTGCTTAAGCCTAACAGCTTTGTTTCTCTGCTGCAGCAGAATGCATACGTGATTATCTTGGCAATTGGTATGGTGATGGTTATTATTGCTACCCATATTGATTTGTCTGTTGGTTCGTTAGTTGCATTTATTGGTGGTGTGTGTGCACTGCTGATGGAACATTACAATGTCAACTGGGTACTTGCTATTCTTATTAGCATTATTCTCGGCTTGGTTATTGGTGTGTGGAACGGTTTCTGGGTAGCTTATGTGCGTATTCCAGGCTTCATTACCACTCTGGCTGGTATGTTGATTTTCCGTGGTTTGGCAACAGTTATTGTTGGTGAATCTGTGCCAATTACCTCCCGCGACTTCCGTGGCATTGCAAGCAACTATGTTCCAAACTTCCTCGGTTTCGTTGGCGATATGTCTACTCTGACTTTGGTTGTAGGCGCTCTCGTTTTCGCTCTCTTCGTATTCCTGCAGTTCCGCAGCCGTGCAAAGATTGCAGCTTCTGGACTTGAGCCAGAGCCAATGAGCATGACCTGGATCAAGATTGTTGTGGCAGCACTCGTTATTGGTTTCGTCACCTACCTGCTTTCTCTCTCCGGTAGCGGTGAAAACGGTGGTATTCCATACATGCTCATTATCGTGGGTGTGCTCGTTGTGGTCTACAACTTCATCTTGACCCGTACAGTATTTGGTCGTCACGTTTACGCAGTTGGTGGTAACCGTAAGGCTGCTCGCCTTTCCGGTATTGATGATCGCAAGGTTGATTTCTTCCTCTACATTCATATGGGCTTCCTCTCCGCAGTAGCTGCAGTGTGCATGCTTTCCCGTTTGGCATCTGCAACCGCTCAGGCTGGTATGGAATTCGAAATGGATGCTATTGCAGCTTGCTTCATCGGTGGAACTGCTGTAACTGGTGGTATTGGTACCATTCCTGGCGCTGTGGTTGGTGCATTCGTTATGGGTGTTATTAACCAGGGTCTGTCCATTATGGGTGTGGATACCGCAATCGTGAAGACTATCAAGGGTCTCGTGCTCTTGGGCGCAGTGGCAGTCGATTTGATGTCTAAGCGCAAGAAGGGCTAA